The following proteins are encoded in a genomic region of Plasmodium sp. gorilla clade G2 genome assembly, chromosome: 2:
- a CDS encoding pentafunctional AROM polypeptide, putative → MSRGIEDMVDNIALTEKEIRFKINLGNNIRLFYDKFNKEYAKEGNFVVFVDYMFFFKKRHELIKLIIFLIVTKKLAKISGGNSNTNNINQNNEERKVSKIIWSDDKEKKEKKKKNCDDNNKKENVKEVKDYNYYNELLKKEEHIIKKLKFIKHTFEIEQIILLSIISNFEDDNTENKSEKCKDLINNLEQLKLGSKDIIIAIADKYILNNICYMCQNKYKAACLYIIPSSIRSSMELFYWSSQTLDILSFQCMVRCLNTHVIICIIKSMFVILNDDEYKYALSEILSSALINDKCMYMRIKKYDMDYFKKNIIFFMKKYIINKKFLIAEDHYNIVNKNKSGNNKNSFVHNNIYRVYHIHKINEFYNFYYISILYLSEYFENNDICLKDMTYNNDMCNYYSLLNNHISQDTNKKDDANYEKGVHKNINYKYYYNNKNNSNDNNHQSNREPQINNKEQNKQNNILQNEKKKEKIAIQGIYTRVNTVNIGYNIKNAISQIFKYKHKYNEYLNYGILCELKILYELNIIDLLFLLDVEDIMKRYHLKYEINEIYLSLHIKELIQNLYVLNNINQLNYLLFFNPIHISKININLLIEIPIESALKVLCPNMFISSYSKSNILNLDKYDICLIDTSDKENVSSIYETRQRKKKTFDKNNKKKQTTKGETITNKHITTKKNITSNDVITKENITSNDVTRKQNITSNDVTRKQNIRTILMNTIKLPHLSSKSETIRIIYISCLSSNKIYLRNINMCYDVVVFIKILRDLRFPIIFKDKKIDEYVNNIINVQKKRYLEEKKKIKDEKRLQNATNINNSFNKYSIENLFSIKRKSYIEDLSQMKSKKMSKKERKNKSKNNICNNIYRNNNKKKKKKMFQYTKKDEKNIEEISEDHDNTACIQHSSLSYFFLKKEKNIIIIKGNIENSTTLFKKFVFKKKIILNVYNCGTVCRFILPLLCLYICKQNIKANEENKQKIKSIILKGCKQMESVRIIHPLIKVIRKCFKYIKIKYLKKIYYLPIHISIKKNILNMKHDDIFITKKIYVDNYYSSQFISSLLLISPFSNNNTKICLNYQRVYKENIINKDYKKKKKKNYINGNNNIKYKIRYIHNISDQKEKKKITFFKKYMINNERGLNKLISPHDFQQGIIMAKKNIHTNKNKNKNNNINNNINNNINNNKKNKVNNQTYVQHNLPYDYTFYKKIKNQKNKQCGLFNTTSKAFIDMTLCVMRMWGVHIKVNHKGIYYVKKKNMYELYKEITNNTTTTNDNNININNNCKSDIYINTSNHNEHPFKNKTNDAPSSIILKKDIQKQNKSRRNKIVTNLLQRDNKKEGYNMIKKDDVETNGTSKHMRKRTNVVEETKKNTLYKQNIECLTKDTTINLKKNGKPNRYYYYHINNDFGLYFYFIIGFIIKKENCMITLKLDINNLNVKYKGNKIYKIKSVMYQQDIYNYYLLNILLLVGVKIYIKKHKKLNNYSKYNINYYNLIGSKNKSNKLYMVHFITSKICINKKELLRPFYKIQKKREKKKKYIYIINESGKKNIIECRNNMVSNNLQEKNLVRPTLLCNMSCNNNISPLFISMNEYNKMKSNNYIEQILNNYKIKYNIYEKIYIKYEMNENHILSFKIVIDAESFSDDFISICILFSYFLIYNLNHNIIFKIKNIHNQNIKESTRIYHVVYILKLFFHNLLFISCTDNSIYITKILHHIQNIHFYRYKKKKKTNNIINTDKNIITNNNNNNNIYTNSIHKKYEKINTFCNDSKYIVNNMQSLYLYVDTQNDHRIIFMVTILSLIFKNIIINKCDHIQKSFPLFYHYAKKYLQIYVKNGSNDFINTYNFQDVNNINLLYCKKKKSPQKGSTPNEKNKSGKTKESDTKKLSDISKESDTKKEMDTKKLSDISKESDIIKQNGNVEHMNIIIEDDKIKIAKYTESIKYNNNTCDSESISVSTSVLSFESANESSDNSMNKLNKENMATNNEIITKNNNENNEKNNNNSSSSSSIIANVEEDKKNYKQNYNKNYKKNYKKNVLHKIFISCFNLFSSKKKKKINKYNNEKKEKKCNTRHRGKPQMKNKFVFIKSTPYVLRHSNYNRNLKDLYCIKEIEEIKEIKEIKGIKEIKEIKETFHSTYESHNIKEKSDIHNGNKNDHNNIDNIPNDHKKEIYTSKQYKDEKICMKLQKYLYFKRKRYIISTIYLHYKRKGKDTSKKNIQKEEENKKKQLSYNIYSKGNSIIDNHIKYNNIIDIYKRNNFIYKDDNYRRTYTYDEILENDINISYLIKQINILNVTIICGMRNVGKTFLSKKIKNSIVIDIDEYILKEEIKFDKLSISDFRYYEYITFISSLYLAFYILTFDQNVSMPKHKKVDTIKHVDIKNEKIKWTNHNKQVGPHNHINNKKKNNNNNNNNNNNNYYYCDNHNCLIENKDKEPTSNKKKIVKKVSFSDVCEIYVDDPNFENKYYDENIFYTYTYKGITFYNKKINDLFCRLKKKCIEEKKNGEQRMNNITIVLGGGIIEFDKSKEVLKKLKNVILIKRNKDEIYDICINDNIKPKLNGNIKDIINRRTILYNKLSNAFHFIIPSEDMINKYIRHDEYNKYVNRNELIVHSFLSFFNYPFFKKVLISDIIVNHRPGSNNTNKKKKEEDYNNHYINNYMNDYMNDYNNNYINNYNNHYINNYNNHYINNYINNYNCNNHIIFNNHYRVLYINLNNLRYFPYMNLLNDNYDIIHIKIYKYEQIKLLQLAIFLIRSCTCKEYKIIVKLYPQYFFSYKEYIIKKKKHKKKSNKNYGCDNYICENILHIFYKYKINIFELDNNFLKVAKKILSYKKENIFFIISKKQKKVNELNIQNHLNKLNIFQADIIKLSHHYKISSTKYNLLENILFKFYVHKMKQPINRLTFEKLIHNNDKNKQTHILYYNVIDKYLFYFLYNNITHLSYNKHFLSTIKKKNKTHAHLLNIKQNHENETKNIQNEYSYTHSFYYNNVKPIMFFTTIQNVEQKK, encoded by the exons TTAAAATTAATCTAGGAAACAACATACGTTTGTTTTatgataaatttaataag gAATATGCTAAAGAAGGAAACTTCGTAGTGTTTGTagattatatgtttttttttaagaaacgGCATGAGCTTATAAagttaattatttttttaatagttACAAAGAAGCTAGCTAAAATTTCTGGAGGTAACAGTAACACAAACAAtattaatcaaaataatgaagagAGAAAGGtttcaaaaataatatggtctgatgataaagaaaagaaagaaaaaaaaaaaaaaaattgtgatgataataataaaaaagaaaatgtaaaaGAGGTGAaggattataattattataatgagcttttaaaaaaagaagaacatataattaaaaaattaaaatttattaaacataCTTTTGAAATAgaacaaattatattattatccatAATATCAAATTTTGAAGATGATAATACAGAAAATAAAAGTGAAAAATGTAaagatttaataaataacttAGAACAATTAAAATTAGGTTCTaaggatataataatagCAATAGCtgataagtatatattaaataatatatgttatatgtgtcaaaataaatataaag ctGCCTGCCTTTATATAATACCAAGTTCCATAAGGTCCTCTATGGAATTATTTTATTGGAGCAGCCAGACACTAGACATCCTAA GTTTTCAGTGCATGGTTAGATGTTTAAACACTCACGtaattatttgtatcattAAAAGCATGTTTGTAATTTTAAACGacgatgaatataaatatgccTTGTCAGAAATTCTTAGTTCAGCACTTATTAATGataaatgtatgtatatgagaataaaaaaatatgacatggattattttaaaaaaaacattatattttttatgaaaaaatatataattaataaaaaatttttaatagcAGAAGATCATTATAACATTGtcaacaaaaataaaagtggaaataataaaaatagttttgttcataataatatttatagggTATACcatattcataaaataaatgaattttataatttctattatataagtattttatatttatcagaatattttgaaaataatgacATATGTCTTAAAGATATgacttataataatgatatgtgTAATTATTACAGTCttttaaataatcatatatctcaagatacaaataaaaaggaCGATGCAAATTATGAGAAAGgtgttcataaaaatataaattataaatattattataataataaaaataatagtaatgataACAATCATCAATCGAATAGAGAGCcacaaattaataataaggaacagaataaacaaaataatatactacaaaatgagaagaaaaaagaaaagatagCAATACAAGGAATATATACAAGGGTAAATACAGTAAATATaggttataatataaaaaatgctATATcacaaatatttaaatataaacataaatataatgaatatttaaattatggtATATTATgtgaattaaaaatattatatgaattaaatataatagatttattatttttattagatGTAGAAGATATAATGAAACGATATCATTTGAAATATGAAATCAATGAAATTTATTTATCTCTTCATATTAAAGAATTAatacaaaatttatatgtattaaataatattaatcaaTTAAATTATCTATTATTCTTTAACCCTATACATataagtaaaataaatattaatctACTTATAGAAATACCTATAGAATCAGCACTCAAAGTATTATGTccaaatatgtttatatcatcatatagtaaaagtaatatattgAATCTTGATAAATATGACATCTGTTTAATAGACACAAGTGATAAGGAAAATGTGTCTTCCATATATGAGACGAGacaaaggaaaaaaaaaacgtttGACaagaacaacaaaaaaaaacagacaACCAAAGGGGAGACCATAACAAACAAACATATAACaacaaagaaaaatattacaagCAACGATGTAATTACAAAGGAAAATATTACAAGCAACGATGTAACCagaaaacaaaatattacaaGCAACGATGTAACCAGAAAACAAAACATTAGAACCATTCTGATGAACACCATAAAGCTGCCACACTTAAGCAGCAAATCAGAAACGATTCGAATTATCTACATCAGTTGTCTTAgctcaaataaaatatacttgagaaatataaatatgtgttACGACGTTGtggtatttataaaaatattaagagACTTAAGATTTCCTATTATTTTCaaggataaaaaaatagatgaatatgtaaataatataattaatgttcaaaaaaaaagatatttagaagaaaaaaaaaaaattaaagatgaAAAACGCTTACAGAATGcaacaaatattaataattcatttaataaatattccattgaaaatttattttctataaaaagaaaaagttaTATAGAAGATCTTTCACAAATGAAGTCTAAAAAAATGtctaaaaaagaaagaaaaaacaaaagtaaaaataatatttgtaataatatatatagaaacaacaacaaaaaaaagaaaaaaaaaatgtttcaatatacaaaaaaagatgaaaaaaatatagaagaaaTAAGTGAAGATCATGATAATACAGCATGTATTCAGCATTCTTCATTatcttatttctttttaaaaaaagaaaaaaacattattataattaaaggGAATATAGAAAACAGTActacattatttaaaaaatttgttttcaaaaagaaaattatattaaatgtttataattGTGGAACTGTTTGTCGTTTTATATTACCACtcttatgtttatatatatgtaaacaaaatataaaagctaatgaagaaaataaacaaaaaattaaatcgATTATATTAAAAGGATGTAAGCAAATGGAAAGTGTACGTATCATACATCCTCTCATTAAAGTTATAAGAAAAtgtttcaaatatataaaaataaaatatttaaaaaaaatatattatttacctatacatatatcaattaaaaaaaacatattaaatatgaaacatgatgatatattcataaccaaaaaaatttatgtagataattattattcaagTCAATTTATTTCATCCTTACTTTTAATATCTCCTTTCTCAAATAATAACacaaaaatatgtttaaattatcaacgtgtatataaagaaaatataatcaacaaggattataaaaaaaaaaaaaaaaaaaattacattaatggtaataataatattaaatataaaattaggtatatacataatatatctgatcagaaagaaaaaaaaaaaattacattctttaaaaaatatatgataaataatgaaCGTGGTTTAAATAAACTAATTAGTCCTCATGATTTTCAACAGGGTATCATTATGGctaagaaaaatatacatacaaataaaaataaaaataaaaataataatataaataataatataaataataatataaataataataaaaaaaataaggtgAATAACCAGACATATGTGCAACATAATCTCCCATATgattatacattttataaaaaaataaagaatcaaaaaaataaacagtGTGGGCTATTTAATACCACATCTAAAGCATTCATAGATATGACGTTGTGTGTTATGAGGATGTGGGGAGTACATATAAAGGTTAATCATAAaggtatatattatgtaaaaaaaaaaaacatgtatgagttatataaagaaataacaaataatactactactacaaatgataataatattaatattaataataattgtaagagtgacatatatataaatacatctAATCACAATGAACAtccttttaaaaataagacAAACGATGCACCCTCTTCAATTATTCTCAAAAAAGACATCcagaaacaaaataaatcaaGGAGAAACAAAATAGTTACAAATTTACTTCAGAGGGATAACAAAAAAGAAggatataatatgataaagaaAGATGATGTTGAGACAAACGGTACTTCTAAACATATGAGAAAAAGGACAAATGTTGTAGAGGAAACAAAAAagaatacattatataaacaaaacatAGAATGTTTAACAAAGGATACAACAATAAACTTAAAAAAGAATGGAAAACCAAATAgatactattattatcatattaataACGATTTtggattatatttttatttcattataggatttataattaaaaaagaaaattgtaTGATCACCTTAAAAttagatattaataatttaaatgttaaatataaaggaaataaaatttacaaaataaaaagtgTCATGTATCAAcaggatatatataattattatcttcttaatattcttttattagtTGGagtaaagatatatataaaaaaacataagaaattaaataattatagtaaatataatataaattattataatttaataggttctaaaaataaatctaataaattatatatggttCATTTTATAACATCTAAGATTTGTATTAACAAAAAAGAGTTATTAAGaccattttataaaatccaaaaaaaaagagaaaaaaaaaaaaaatatatatatattataaatgaaagtggaaaaaagaatataatagaATGTAGAAATAATATGGTTTCAAATAATttacaagaaaaaaatttggTTAGACCCACTTTATTATGTAACATGtcatgtaataataatatatcacctttatttatatcaatgaatgaatacaataaaatgaaaagtaataattatatagaacaaattttaaataattataaaataaaatataatatttatgaaaaaatttatataaaatatgaaatgaaTGAGAATCATATATTAAGTTTCAAAATTGTTATAGATGCAGAATCTTTTTCAGATGATTTTATTTccatatgtattttatttagttatttcttaatatataatttaaatcataatataatatttaaaatcaAAAACATACataatcaaaatattaaagaatcAACTAGAATATATCATGTAgtctatatattaaaattattttttcataacttattatttatttcttgtactgataatagtatatatataactaaaaTTTTACatcatatacaaaatatacatttttatagatataaaaaaaaaaaaaaaacaaacaatataataaatacagacaaaaatataattacaaataataataataataataatatatatacaaattctattcataaaaaatatgaaaaaatcaATACCTTCTGTAAtgattcaaaatatattgtaaataatatgcaatctttatatctatatgtaGATACACAAAATGATCAtcgaattatttttatggtaACCATCTTGTctcttatttttaaaaatattataataaataaatgtgaCCATATACAAAAAAGTTTCCCTTTATTCTATCACTATGCAAAAAAATATCTACAAATATATGTGAAAAATGGATCTAatgattttattaatacTTATAATTTTCAGGATGTTAACAATattaatttgttatattgtaaaaaaaaaaaatctccTCAGAAGGGGTCTACTCCAAATGAGAAGAATAAAAGTGGGAAAACAAAAGAGAGTGATACAAAAAAGTTGAGTGACATATCAAAAGAGAGTGATACAAAAAAGGAGATGGATACAAAAAAGTTGAGTGACATATCAAAAGAGagtgatataataaaacaaaatggtAATGTTGAACAtatgaacataataatagaagatgacaaaataaaaattgctAAATATACAGAatctattaaatataataataatacatgtgATTCTGAATCCATTTCAGTATCTACATCTGTTTTATCTTTTGAATCTGCTAATGAATCATCTGATAATAGtatgaataaattaaataaagaaaatatggcAACAAACAATGaaattataacaaaaaataataatgaaaataatgaaaaaaataataataatagtagtagtagtagtagtattATTGCCAATGTTgaagaagataaaaaaaattataaacaaaattataataagaattataaaaagaattataaaaaaaatgtattgcacaaaatatttatatcatgcTTCAACTTGTTCTCTtctaagaagaaaaaaaaaataaataaatacaacaatgagaagaaagaaaaaaaatgtaatacaCGTCACAGAGGAAAACCACAAATGAAGAACAAATTTGTTTTCATAAAATCTACACCTTATGTTTTAAGACATTCTAATTATAATAGAAATTTGAAAGATTTATACTGCATAAAAGaaatagaagaaataaaagaaataaaagaaataaaaggaataaaagaaataaaagaaataaaagaaactTTTCATAGTACATATGAAAGTCAtaatataaaggaaaaaagtGATATACACAATGGAAACAAAAacgatcataataatatagataatataccAAATGatcataaaaaagaaatatatacttctaaacaatataaagatgaaaaaatatgtatgaaattacaaaaatatttatattttaaaagaaaaagatatattatatctacAATATATTTgcattataaaagaaaaggaaaagacACAAGTAAGAAGAACAtacaaaaagaagaagaaaataaaaaaaaacaattatcatataatatatattcgaAAGGTAATAGTATAATagataatcatataaaatataataatattatagatatatataaaaggaataattttatttataaagatgataattatagaaggacatatacatatgatgAAATCTtggaaaatgatataaatatatcttatttaataaaacaaataaatattttgaatgTTACAATAATATGTGGTATGAGAAATGTGGGGAAAACATTCCTcagtaaaaaaataaaaaatagcATAGTTATTGATAtagatgaatatatattaaaagaagaaattaagTTTGATAAATTATCTATATCAGATTTTagatattatgaatatataacatttatttcttctttatatctagctttttatatattaacatttgATCAGAATGTGTCAATGCCTAAGCATAAAAAGGTAGATACAATAAAGCATGTGGATATaaagaatgaaaaaataaaatggacAAATCATAACAAACAAGTAGGTCCTCATAATCATattaacaacaaaaaaaaaaacaacaacaataataataataataataataataattattattattgtgatAACCATAATTGTTTAATTGAgaataaagataaagaaCCTACTagcaacaaaaaaaaaattgtcaAAAAAGTTTCCTTTTCAGATGTATGCGAAATATATGTAGATGATCCcaattttgaaaataaatattatgatgaaaatatattttatacatatacatacaaaggcataacattttataacaaaaaaataaatgatctGTTTTgtagattaaaaaaaaaatgtatagaagaaaaaaaaaatggagaaCAACGTATGAACAATATTACAATTGTATTAGGAGGTGGAATTATTGAATTTGATAAATCCAAAgaagtattaaaaaaattaaaaaatgttattttaattaaaagaaataaagatgaaatatatgatatatgtataaatgataatataaaacctAAATTAAAtggtaatataaaagatattataaatagaagaactatattatataataaattatcgaatgcttttcattttattattccttCAGAagatatgataaataaatatataagacatgatgaatataataaatatgtaaatagaAATGAATTAATAGTACATAGCTTTTTAAGCTTTTTTAATtatcctttttttaaaaaagtatTAATAAGTGATATAATAGTAAATCATCGACCTGGTAGTAATAATACTAATAAGAAGAAGAAAGAGGaggattataataatcattatattaataattatatgaatgattatatgaatgattataataataattatattaataattataataatcattatattaataattataataatcattatattaataattatattaataattataattgtaACAatcatatcatttttaataatcaTTATCGTGTCCTATATATCAATCTAAATAACCTCAGATATTTTCcatatatgaatttattaaacgataattatgatattatacatataaaaatatataaatatgaacaaataaaattattgcaGCTAgctatttttcttataagaTCTTGTACATgcaaagaatataaaattattgtaaaattatatcctcaatatttcttttcatataaagaatatattataaaaaaaaagaaacataaaaagaaaagtaaTAAGAACTATGGAtgtgataattatatatgtgaaaatatactacatatattttataaatataaaataaatatatttgaattagataataattttttaaaagtagccaaaaaaatattatcatataaaaaggaaaatatatttttcattatctccaaaaaacaaaaaaaagtaaatgaattaaatatacaaaatcatttaaataaattaaatatattccaagctgatattattaaattatcacatcattataaaatatcttcaacaaaatataatctcttagaaaatattttatttaaattttatgtTCATAAAATGAAGCAACCCATAAATAGATTAACATTTGAAAAACTTATCCACAATAATGATAAGAATAAGCAAactcatattttatattataatgttattgacaaatatttattttactttctatataataacataacaCATCTGTCTTACAATAAACATTTCTTATCTacaatcaaaaaaaaaaataaaacacacGCACATTTGCTTAATATTAAACAGAATCATGAAAATGAAAcgaaaaatattcaaaatgaaTATTCTTACACACactctttttattataacaatgTAAAGCCTATCATGTTCTTTACGACCATACAAAATGtcgaacaaaaaaaatga